A stretch of Verrucomicrobiia bacterium DNA encodes these proteins:
- a CDS encoding PQQ-binding-like beta-propeller repeat protein, which translates to MKSLPLLAAAALGAAALDAATGAALNNWPAWRGPLANGVSPTAQPPVDWSEDRNVRWKTAIPGRGTSTPVIWDDLVFVLTAIPQGTTGAAPSAAPAAATEPPSDPPRGPRGPGGRGGPGGGMTEAPTVPQQFTVLAYERATGKPRWERGVRTQLPHEGHHRDHGFASASPVTDGEVLVASFGSFGIYAMDFKGQVLWEKDLGDMRTRNSFGEGSSPAMHGDIVVVLWDHEGDDFIVALDRKSGRELWRQERDEPTGWSTPLIIQHAGKPQVVVNGTQKVRAYDLETGRLLWEVGGQTVNAIPSPLPFGDRVIVMSGFRGSALQVIRLGGSGDLEGSDAIVWTHNRNTPYVPSPMLYGNHLYFFSGNNAMLSIFDATTGKAGVEAERLDGLQGVYASPVGAADRVYLLGRDGGALVIRNGLALEILATNRLDDGFDASPALAGTDLFLRGREHLYCISESK; encoded by the coding sequence ATGAAATCCCTTCCCCTGCTCGCCGCGGCCGCCCTGGGTGCCGCGGCCCTCGATGCCGCCACCGGCGCCGCCCTCAATAATTGGCCCGCATGGCGCGGGCCGCTCGCCAACGGAGTCTCCCCCACCGCCCAGCCGCCCGTGGACTGGAGCGAGGACCGGAATGTGCGGTGGAAAACGGCCATCCCGGGACGCGGGACCTCCACCCCTGTGATCTGGGACGACCTGGTGTTCGTGCTGACCGCGATCCCCCAGGGGACCACCGGTGCCGCACCGTCCGCCGCACCGGCGGCAGCCACTGAACCGCCTTCCGATCCACCCCGGGGCCCGCGCGGGCCGGGCGGGCGCGGAGGTCCGGGTGGCGGGATGACTGAGGCGCCCACCGTGCCGCAGCAGTTCACGGTCCTCGCCTACGAGCGCGCGACCGGCAAACCCCGATGGGAGCGCGGCGTGCGCACCCAGTTGCCGCATGAGGGACATCATCGTGACCACGGATTCGCCTCGGCCTCGCCGGTGACCGACGGCGAGGTGCTCGTCGCCTCCTTCGGGTCGTTTGGCATCTACGCGATGGACTTCAAGGGACAGGTGCTCTGGGAAAAGGACCTCGGCGACATGCGCACGCGGAACAGCTTCGGCGAGGGCAGTTCTCCCGCCATGCATGGGGACATCGTGGTCGTGCTTTGGGATCATGAGGGTGACGACTTCATCGTCGCGCTGGATCGGAAATCCGGACGGGAATTGTGGCGTCAGGAACGGGATGAACCCACCGGATGGAGCACGCCCCTCATCATCCAGCATGCCGGAAAACCCCAGGTCGTGGTGAACGGCACGCAAAAGGTGCGGGCCTACGACCTTGAGACAGGGCGCCTGCTTTGGGAGGTGGGCGGCCAGACGGTCAACGCGATTCCATCCCCCCTCCCCTTCGGCGACCGGGTCATCGTGATGAGCGGCTTCCGGGGCAGCGCCCTTCAGGTGATCCGGCTCGGGGGCAGTGGTGACCTGGAAGGCAGCGATGCGATCGTGTGGACCCACAACAGGAACACCCCGTATGTGCCGTCACCGATGCTCTACGGCAACCACCTGTATTTCTTCTCGGGCAACAATGCCATGCTTTCGATCTTCGACGCCACGACCGGGAAGGCCGGCGTGGAGGCGGAGCGTCTGGACGGCCTTCAGGGGGTTTACGCCTCTCCGGTCGGCGCCGCGGACCGCGTCTATCTGCTGGGACGCGACGGCGGGGCGCTGGTGATCCGCAACGGATTGGCACTGGAGATCCTGGCCACCAACAGGCTCGACGACGGCTTTGACGCCTCGCCGGCGCTCGCCGGTACGGATCTCTTCCTGCGCGGACGGGAGCACCTGTACTGCATTTCGGAATCAAAGTAA
- a CDS encoding metallophosphoesterase — MSEASSAPGAGSIRFNRRKFLAHALWVAPAAAVADATVLEPSWLSVRTVHRPGGTGRHRFVHFSDVHFKGDPGPLETVVRRINDLSPDFACFTGDLVERAKDLPAAVERLRALQVPLYAVPGNHDLACKANLNLLDDVCRATGGAWLANRQVPVGGGELEVIGISQVPCKFAPRPGAFNLLLVHYPASSRRLEGRRCDLILAGHTHGGQVRLPFFGPLITPTNTDGYDLGLFESPGGPLYVNPGIGTLAQYEFRFNCRPELTVFTV; from the coding sequence GTGTCTGAAGCCAGCAGTGCCCCCGGTGCCGGCTCCATCCGGTTCAACCGGCGGAAGTTCCTCGCCCATGCGCTATGGGTGGCCCCGGCGGCGGCCGTGGCCGACGCCACCGTGCTCGAACCTTCGTGGTTGTCCGTCCGGACCGTGCATCGTCCGGGTGGGACCGGACGCCACCGCTTCGTCCATTTCAGCGACGTCCATTTCAAGGGGGATCCCGGTCCCTTGGAGACGGTGGTGCGGCGGATCAACGATTTGAGTCCCGATTTCGCGTGTTTCACCGGGGACCTGGTGGAACGTGCGAAGGATCTGCCGGCCGCGGTCGAACGGCTGAGGGCATTGCAGGTGCCCTTGTACGCCGTCCCGGGCAACCACGATCTGGCCTGCAAGGCGAACCTGAATCTTCTGGACGACGTCTGCCGGGCCACCGGTGGTGCCTGGCTGGCCAATCGCCAGGTTCCGGTGGGCGGGGGCGAGCTTGAAGTGATCGGCATTTCCCAGGTTCCCTGCAAGTTCGCGCCGCGTCCCGGAGCCTTCAATCTTCTGCTGGTGCACTACCCGGCGTCGAGCCGGCGGCTGGAGGGTCGCCGTTGCGATCTCATCCTTGCGGGGCACACCCATGGCGGTCAGGTGCGTCTGCCATTTTTCGGCCCGCTGATCACGCCAACCAACACGGACGGTTACGACCTCGGCCTGTTTGAGTCCCCCGGGGGCCCCCTGTACGTCAATCCCGGCATCGGCACGCTGGCCCAGTACGAGTTCCGCTTCAACTGCCGCCCGGAACTGACCGTCTTCACGGTGTGA
- a CDS encoding DUF3299 domain-containing protein, with protein sequence MNRHHLPAIALGLLTFAAVPAQTPPRGEPIKPLAPKGEPIKPLAPATKPSADAPAAPTVPATPAATSEGVTSVGFETLSAFKYDVPDDTPNPDTTADPDAQIPETVKAFHGKRISLKGFMLPLKVEQGLVTELLIMRDQSMCCYGTVPKINEWVSVRMTSKGVKPVMDQAITLQGTLKVGAIRENGYLVGIYQMDGEKMDGPVGYP encoded by the coding sequence ATGAACCGCCACCACCTGCCTGCAATCGCCCTCGGGCTGCTGACGTTTGCCGCCGTCCCGGCGCAGACGCCTCCGCGCGGGGAGCCCATCAAACCCCTTGCACCCAAGGGCGAGCCCATCAAGCCGCTCGCCCCTGCAACAAAGCCCTCCGCGGATGCTCCGGCGGCACCGACGGTGCCCGCGACCCCCGCAGCGACTTCGGAAGGTGTGACGTCCGTGGGATTCGAGACGCTGAGTGCCTTCAAATACGACGTTCCGGACGACACGCCCAACCCGGACACGACGGCGGATCCCGACGCGCAGATTCCCGAGACGGTCAAGGCCTTCCATGGAAAGCGGATCTCCCTGAAGGGGTTCATGCTGCCCCTCAAGGTGGAGCAGGGCCTGGTCACCGAGCTGCTCATCATGCGCGACCAGTCCATGTGCTGTTACGGAACGGTGCCGAAGATCAATGAATGGGTGTCGGTCCGCATGACCAGCAAGGGCGTGAAGCCGGTCATGGACCAGGCCATCACCCTCCAGGGCACCCTGAAGGTCGGTGCCATCCGGGAGAACGGCTACCTCGTCGGGATCTATCAGATGGACGGTGAGAAGATGGACGGCCCCGTCGGCTATCCGTGA
- a CDS encoding ABC transporter permease, with the protein MTLWLIVRRSLRQHLLSSIVTAVLIALAGGLLMSVWSVRRQSHATFTGQSGGWDAVLGARGAKLQLVLNAIFHLEASPGNVPYDDYLEIAANRAVAAAVPLAVGDNYHGFRLVGTLTNLFATEYRPGATFRVAPGGRMFEDGYREAVLGSFAAQQLRLKPGDLFKPYHGLNFDPQAQHPDEYTVVGVLEPSNTPADRVLWIPLAGLQNMSGHDPESATDVSAVLVKLRSPVAGQQLDMLYNRQGNRLTFAWPIARQMAELFDKFGWFDAVLALVAWLVALVATGAVLASMYNSMSARRRDLAILRALGARRRTVFAAIVLEAATIAAAGVLLGYAVYLAILTGAASVIRAQTGVVLDPLAPDPVLLWAPVALIALGALAGIVPAIKAYRTDVAASLAPES; encoded by the coding sequence ATGACCCTCTGGCTGATCGTTCGTCGCAGCCTGCGGCAGCATCTGCTGTCCTCAATCGTCACCGCCGTGCTGATCGCCCTGGCCGGTGGGCTGCTGATGTCGGTGTGGTCGGTGCGGCGGCAATCGCACGCCACATTCACCGGTCAGAGCGGCGGTTGGGATGCCGTCCTAGGCGCACGCGGCGCGAAGCTGCAGCTGGTGCTCAACGCGATCTTCCATCTCGAGGCCTCCCCGGGAAACGTCCCCTACGACGATTACCTGGAGATCGCCGCCAACCGCGCCGTGGCGGCCGCAGTGCCCCTGGCGGTCGGCGACAACTACCATGGGTTCCGCCTGGTGGGCACCCTCACCAACCTGTTCGCGACCGAATACCGGCCGGGTGCCACGTTCCGGGTGGCACCCGGCGGGCGGATGTTCGAGGACGGCTATCGCGAGGCGGTGCTCGGCAGCTTTGCGGCGCAGCAACTCCGACTGAAGCCGGGCGACCTCTTCAAGCCGTATCACGGGCTGAACTTCGACCCGCAGGCGCAGCATCCCGACGAATACACCGTGGTGGGCGTGCTGGAACCGTCCAACACGCCGGCGGACCGCGTGCTTTGGATCCCCCTGGCAGGCCTGCAAAACATGAGCGGGCATGATCCGGAGTCTGCGACTGATGTGAGCGCCGTGCTAGTGAAGCTGCGATCGCCGGTTGCCGGACAACAACTGGACATGCTCTACAACCGCCAGGGCAACCGCCTGACGTTTGCGTGGCCGATTGCCCGTCAGATGGCGGAGCTTTTTGACAAGTTTGGCTGGTTCGATGCGGTGCTGGCGCTGGTCGCGTGGCTGGTGGCCCTGGTGGCCACGGGGGCCGTGCTGGCCAGCATGTACAACTCCATGAGCGCCCGACGTCGCGACCTGGCCATCCTCCGGGCCCTGGGCGCCCGGCGTCGGACCGTCTTCGCCGCGATCGTGCTCGAGGCGGCCACCATTGCCGCGGCCGGGGTCCTCCTTGGGTACGCAGTGTACCTCGCCATCCTCACGGGCGCCGCCTCCGTGATCCGCGCGCAAACCGGCGTCGTGCTGGATCCCCTCGCACCCGACCCGGTGCTCCTGTGGGCGCCGGTCGCGCTGATCGCCCTGGGCGCGCTGGCCGGAATCGTGCCCGCGATCAAGGCGTATCGCACCGACGTCGCCGCCAGCCTGGCACCGGAGTCGTGA
- a CDS encoding Uma2 family endonuclease: MTGLLEQVMELPTLPEFDTRLAAERERRRQFYEQIPDGAKWKFINGQVIRHSPDMVRHMAVRRNLESLLWNYVNFRRLGTVLAEKGLCVFPRNDFMPDVIFFGPEKSVTLQPKQLRLPVPDFACEILSDSTAQRDRGVKFRDYEAHGVTNYWLVDPDAEALEQFLLRDGAYVLELKSGSGWIGCRVVDGFKIPIRALFDPAENLAALHSLLGDSGKVS, from the coding sequence GTGACGGGGCTGCTGGAACAGGTCATGGAATTGCCCACGCTGCCGGAGTTCGACACCCGCCTCGCCGCCGAACGCGAGCGCCGCCGGCAGTTCTACGAGCAGATTCCCGACGGCGCGAAGTGGAAGTTCATCAACGGCCAAGTGATCAGGCACTCGCCCGACATGGTGCGTCACATGGCGGTGCGGAGAAACTTGGAATCCCTGCTGTGGAACTACGTCAATTTTAGAAGGCTCGGCACCGTCCTCGCCGAGAAGGGGCTCTGTGTCTTCCCGCGCAATGACTTCATGCCCGACGTGATTTTCTTTGGCCCCGAAAAGTCCGTGACGCTCCAGCCCAAGCAGCTTCGGCTGCCGGTGCCGGACTTTGCCTGCGAAATCCTGTCCGATTCGACCGCCCAGCGCGACCGCGGCGTGAAATTCCGGGACTACGAGGCGCACGGGGTCACCAATTACTGGCTGGTGGATCCCGACGCCGAGGCGCTGGAGCAGTTTCTTCTGCGTGACGGTGCCTATGTGCTGGAGCTGAAATCCGGCAGCGGATGGATTGGTTGCCGGGTCGTGGATGGTTTCAAGATTCCGATCCGCGCCCTCTTTGACCCCGCGGAGAATCTCGCCGCCTTGCATTCGCTGCTCGGGGATTCGGGGAAAGTGAGCTGA
- a CDS encoding ABC transporter ATP-binding protein, whose protein sequence is MALLDITGLEKSFQGPDGSRHPVIRIPRFTLEPRAQVALSGTSGTGKTTFLHLIAGILTPDAGSIELDGRPMSTLSEAARDRLRATHIGYIFQTFNLLQGFTVLENVLLGMSFGPGADRARAAALLDRVGLSGRLHHFPRQLSTGQQQRVAVARALAHRPRLVLADEPTGNLDAANAREALALIRGGCAENEAALLLVSHDPAVLDGFEGRIALAELNRAANPSGGPQ, encoded by the coding sequence ATGGCGCTGCTGGACATTACTGGACTCGAGAAGTCCTTCCAGGGTCCTGACGGCTCCCGTCACCCGGTGATCCGGATCCCGAGATTCACGCTGGAGCCCCGGGCGCAGGTGGCCCTGAGCGGCACCAGCGGAACAGGCAAGACCACGTTCCTCCACCTGATCGCCGGCATTCTCACCCCCGACGCCGGCTCCATCGAGCTCGATGGCCGGCCAATGTCCACCCTGTCGGAGGCGGCCCGGGACCGGCTGCGGGCCACCCACATCGGGTACATCTTCCAAACCTTCAACCTGCTCCAGGGCTTCACGGTGCTGGAAAACGTCCTGCTCGGCATGAGCTTTGGTCCGGGAGCGGACCGCGCCCGGGCTGCCGCGCTGCTCGACCGCGTCGGATTGTCCGGACGCCTGCATCACTTCCCACGCCAGCTTTCGACCGGACAACAGCAGCGCGTCGCCGTGGCCCGTGCGCTCGCGCACCGGCCCCGGCTGGTTCTCGCCGACGAGCCGACCGGCAATCTCGACGCCGCCAACGCCCGGGAGGCCCTCGCGCTGATCCGTGGGGGCTGTGCCGAGAACGAGGCGGCGCTCCTGCTGGTGAGCCACGATCCTGCGGTGCTCGACGGGTTCGAAGGCCGGATCGCCCTGGCGGAACTCAACCGGGCCGCAAACCCCTCCGGAGGACCTCAATGA